In Pseudomonas sp. P5_109, the genomic window AGGACCCCAGCCTGTCGGCCGGGGCGATTTCCGCTTCGTTGAACGCCAAGTTCGGCGGTATTCAGGACGCCTACACCGCGGTGTTCCCGCCACCGCCCGTTCAAGGCCTGGGCACCATCGGCGGTTTCCGCCTGCAGATCGAAGACCGCGGCAACCTGGGTTACGACGAACTGTACAAAGAAACCATGAACATCATCGGCAAGAGCCGCAGCGTTCCCGAGCTCGCCAATCTGTTCACCAGCTACACGGTCAACGTACCCCAGGTCGAGGCCGCCATCGACCGCGAAAAAGCCAAGACCCACGGCGTGGCGATCAACGACATTTTCGACACGCTGCAGGTGTATCTGGGCTCGCTGTACGCCAATGACTTCAACCGTTTTGGCCGTACCTATCAGGTCAATGTCCAGGCTGAGCAACAGTTCCGTCAGGAGCCGGAGCAGATCGGCCAGTTGAAGGTGCGCAACGACCGTGGCGAGATGATTCCGCTGGCGACCTTCGTCAAGGTCAGCCCGACGTCGGGGCCGGACCGGGTCTCGCATTACAACGGCTTTGTCACTGCGGAAATCAACGGCAGCGCAGCCCCGGGCTACAGCTCCGGCCAGGCGCAGGCGGCGATTGAAAAGCTGCTCAAGGAAGAGCTGCCCAACGGCATGACCTACGAGTGGACCGACCTGACCTACCAGCAGATCCTCTCCGGCAACACGGCGCTGCTGGTGTTCCCGCTCTGCGTATTGCTGGCGTTCCTGGTGCTGGCAGCGCTGTATGAAAGCTGGAGCCTGCCGCTGGCGGTGATCCTGATCGTACCGATGACGCTGCTGTCGGCGATTGCCGGGGTGATCATTTCCAAGGGCGACAACAACATCTTCACCCAGATCGGCCTGATCGTACTGGTGGGGCTGGCCTGCAAGAACGCGATCCTGATCGTCGAGTTCGCCAAGGACAGACAGGACCAGGGCCTGTCACCGCTGGACGCCGTGCTGGACGCCTGCCGCATGCGCCTGCGGCCGATCCTGATGACCTCGTTCGCCTTCATCATGGGGGTGATTCCGCTGGTGACGTCTACCGGTGCCGGTTCGGAAATGCGCCGGGCCATGGGCGTCGCCGTGTTCTCCGGGATGCTCGGGGTGACCTTCTTCGGCCTGCTGCTGACGCCGGTGTTCTTTGTCCTGATCCGTCGCTACATCGAACGTAAAGCCGCGCGCAAGGCGGCCCATGTTCACTCGCTCAACGTTATTGATCCGGAGGCACACTGATGAACGCTTTCAAGCTGTTTTTACCGAGTCTGCTGGTCACCGCGTTGGCCGCCTGCACGGTCGGGCCGGATTACAAAACCCCGGACACGGCACCTGCCCATGTCGTCTCGGCGCAAGGAGCCAACTACGATCAATCGCGTTTCGAAACGGTGTGGTGGCAGCAATTCGATGACCCCACACTGAATCAACTGGTCGGCAAAGCGCTCAATGGCAACCGCGACCTGCGCGTGGCCTTCGCCCGCTGGAAGGCCGCCCGGGCCATCCGCGATGACGTCAGCAACGACAACCTGCCGGTGGTCACCAGCCGGGTCAGCAGCCAGCAGGGCAAGTCGCAGGTGCCGGGGCAGACAGAGCATCGGGTCAATACCGACCGCTACGATCTGGGCCTGGACATGGCCTGGGAGATCGACCTGTTCGGGCGCATCCAGCGCGAACTGGAATCCAGCGATGCCCGGGAAGATGCCACGGCGGCGGACCTGTACCAACTGCGGGTGAGCATGATCGCCGAGTTGGTGGACGCCTATGGTCAGCTGCGCGGTGCGCAACTGCGGGAAAAAATCGCCCTGGCCAACCTCAAGAATCAAAGCGAATCGCGCAGCGTGACGGTGAGTCTGCGTGACGCTGGCGTGGGCAACGAACTCGACGTGGTGCGTGCCGATGCGCGGTTGGCGGCCGTCGAGGCGAGCGTGCCGCAACTGCAGGCGGAGCAGGTGCACCACAAGAACCGCATCGCCACGTTGCTGGGTGAACGCCCGGACGCGCTGGGCATCGACCTGAGTCCAAAAGACTTGCCGGCCATCGCCAAGGCGTTGCCGATTGGCGACCCGGGCGAGCTGCTGCACCGGCGTCCGGATGTGCTCGCGGCGGAGCGTCGGTTGGCGGGGTCAACGGCGGATGTCGGCGTGGCCACCGCCGACCTGTTTCCACGGGTGAGCCTGAGTGGCTTCCTCGGGTTCACGGCGGGGCGTGGTTCGCAAATCGGTTCCAGCGCCGCCCGCGCCTGGAGCCTGGGGCCGAGCATCACCTGGGCGGCGTTTGACCTGGGCAGCGTGCGGGCGCGTATTCGCGGGGCCAACGCCGACGCCGAAGGGGCATTGGCGACCTATGAGCAACAGGTGTTGCTCGCACTGGAAGAATCGGAAAACGCCTTCAGCGACTACGGCAAGCGCCAGCAACGCTTGCTGTCGCTGATCAAGCAAAGCGAGTCGAGCCGTGCTGCGGCCGACCTGGCGGCGACGCAATACAAAGAAGGGGTGGTGGATTATCTGGTGTTGCTCGACGCACAACGCGAGCGGTTGAACGCCGAGGATGCCCAGGCACTGGGTGAAACCGATCAGTACCGCGCGATTGTCGCGATCTACAAATCCTTGGGCGGTGGTTGGGACAGCGGCGAAACGAAGCTGGCAAAAAACAACTGATGGACCCGGTGTTGTGTAGGAGCGAGCTTGCTCGCGATGGACGTTAACGAAAACGCGTGCTTGCTGGCTAAGCGCGGCGCTCTTGAGTCCATCGCGAGCAAGCTCGCTCCTACAGGGTTTGTAGGTCACGCGGTCTCGTGTAGGAGCTGGCTTGCCAGCGATGGTCGTCAACGATAACGCGCATGATCCGGATAAACGCGGCGCACCTGAGCCCATCGCCGGCAAGCCGGCTCCTACAGTTTTACGGGATTGCTTGAATAACCTTTTTTATTGCCCGTCCACAAGGCGTGGCAGCCCCAACGGATTGCCCTCGCGCAAGGGCTCCGGCAGCAACGCATCCGGAAAGCCCTGGTAAGCCACCGGACGCAGGAAGCGCTCGATGGACGTCATGCCCACTGAGGTAAATCGGCTGTCGGTGGTCGCCGGAAACGGCCCGCCATGCACGGTGGCAAAACACACTTCCTGCGGATGGGCGAAGGCGTTGACCACGATGCGCCCGGTGCGTCGCTCCAGGGGCGGGAGCAAGCGATGGGCCAGTGGCAAATCGTCCTGTTCCAGATGCAGGGTCGCGCTGAGTTGCCCCTTGAATGAGCGCGCTACCTGCAACAGTTCTTCTTCATCCCGGACCTTCACCAGCAACGCGGACGGGCCGAACACTTCCTGTGCAAGCAACGGCTCAGCGAGAAAACGCTCACCCTCGACTTCGAACAGCGCCGAGCGGCCATCCACTTCAGCGGTCGCGGTTGCGCCCACGGCGACAAGACTGGCACCGGCGCTTTCCATGTTGCACAGACCCTTCAAGTACGCCCCGTGGATACCCGGTGTCAGCATTGTGCGGGCCGGCGCTTCGCTCACGCGTTTGCTCATGGCGTGGCGCAGCGCGGCAAAACCAGTCCCTTCGACGGCAACCAGAATCGCCGGTTTGAGACAGGCTTGCCCGACATTGACCAGCATGCGCTCAACAAAGCCATCGCCAATCGGCGCACCCCGTTCGGCAAGTGCCCGGGGCAGGATGAAGGTCGGGTTGACGCTGGTCATTTCGGCGAAGACCGGAATCGGCTCGGGGCGTTGTTGTGCGCGCCGGTACAGCGCCATGCCACCTTGTTCGGAACCGGTGAAGGTCACGGCCTTGATCAGCGGATGATCGACCAGTGCTTCGCCGATGGCATTGCCGCTGCCACGCACCATCGAGAACACGCCTTCGGGCAGTCCGCTGTCTTGCACCGCTTGGCGGATGGCACGGGCCTGGATTTCCGAGGCGCCGGGATGCGCGTTGTGCGCCTTGAGAATGACCGTCGAACCCGCCGCCAGTGCCGAGGCGGTATCGCCGCCGGCCACCGAATAAGCGATGGGGAAGTTGCTCGCGCCGAAAATCGCCACCGGGCCGATGGCGATTTTCTGCAGGCGATGGTCCATGCGCGGGCGCGGCTGGCGCTCCGGTTGTGCAGGATCAATAGCCAGTTGCAGGAAACGCCCCCCGCGCACGACATCGGCGAATTGGCGGAACTGGGTGGCCGCCTTGATTGCCTCGCCTTGCAGCTGCGCCTCGGGCAGTCCGGTTTCCAGGGCCGCCCGTGCCGCCAGCGCTTCGCGAACGCTGTCGAGATTGTCGGCGATGCGCTCGAGAAACGCCGCACGCTCGGCGAGCGAGGTATGGCTGTAGACATCGAATGCGTCATCGGCCAGGGTCGCGGCGCGGTCGACATCGGCCACGCTACCTAGCGCAAACGCCGGTTCGATCGGTTGGTTCGTCGCGGGATTGAGCGCCTTCAGGGTGCCTTCGCTGGCGGCGACATCGCTGGCGCCGATCAGCAGCTTACCGGTCAACTGCATCACGCACCTGCCTGTGCCAGTGCGGCAACCAGTTCATCGGTGGTCACGATGGCGTGAGCGAAGGTCGGGCCGTTCAGTTCATGGGCCCCGTGCATCATCTCCGGCTTGAAGGCGGCGGTTGCATCGCGTACCAGGGTGACGTGATAGCCGAGTTCCTGAGCGTAACGGGCAGTCGCCTCGATGCAGGTATTGGCCAACAGGCCGACGATGATCACGTGGGTGATGCCTTTCTGTTTGAGGCGAAAATCGAGGTCGGTGTTGGCAAAACCGCTCGACCCCCAATGCTCCTGCACGACGATATCGCCGTCCTTCGGCGCAAAATCAGGGTGCCATTCGCCGCCCCATTCGCCCCGTGCGAAGTGATGCATGTGCATGATCTTGCACTGGGTGGGGCTTGGGTGATCCCAGTTTTCGTAGTCGCCTTTTTCCCAGCGGTGGTGCGGTACGATGACCACCGGGATGTTGAGCGCGCGGATGGTGCGATCAAGGGTGCGCAGGTTGTCGAGCAGGCCGACTTGCTTGGCAATGGGCTCGATCAACGGATAGATCTTTCCGCCCTCCGAGAGAAAGTCGTTGTAGGGGTCGACCAGCAGATAGGCAGTCCGGTCAAGAGGGTAGATGGCGTTGGACATGACGGTTCTCCGCAAAAAAATCCGTGGATGGTGAAGTGTAGTTGCTCAAAATTTACGCAGATATGATAATCATAGTAACTAGGAAAGAGGCAATACCGCATGTCGGTGAAAACAACCGTTTCTGAAACCCTGTGTCCGATTTCCCGGGCTGAAGCCGTCGTGGGCGACCGCTGGACGGTGCTGGTGCTGCGCGAATTGTTCATGGGCAGCCATCGCTTCGATGAAATCCAGGCGCAGACCGGCGGTACGCCGCAAATGGTCGCGGCGCGCTTGAAGAGCATGGAAGCGGATGGGCTTGTAGAGCGACGCGCTTACAGCGAACGGCCAAAACGCTACGAATATCACCTCACGGAAAAGGGCGACGCGTTCCACTCGGTGGTCCTGGCGCTGCGGGCCTGGGGCGAAACCTGGTGCAAATCACCCGAGGAAGGCCTGGCGGTGGTGTATACCCACCGCAGCTGCGGCGAACCGGCCGGACTCGGGCCGCTTTGCGCGCATTGCGGACAGCCCCTGCGCCGTGCAGACCTGATCAGTGAGCCGAGTGCAGCCTATGTCGCCGAACGCAGCGCCCGCCGCGAAGCGTTCAAGGGCTAGCGGTGCCCGCTACGACGGGTTTGTATCCGCAGGTATCCGCAACGCCCGCCGTTACCCGAACATACAAAACCCGGGCTTCCCGACACCCTGGCGATACACGGCGGCCTTCAAATGCAATCACCGGCACCGCGTCACTTTCGACGCGGCCGAGCATGGTTCAACTGGAGGCAAGGCTATGTTGCGTATCAACACCCGTCACACCATCGGCAAGCTTGGCATCGCCCTGGCAGCAGCGGGGCTGGCGACCTTCGCGAGCCTCTCGCAGGCCCAGGAAGTACAGCCGGCCCCGGCGATGAAAAGCTGGCAGCAGGGCCTGCATCGAACCGATCTGGTACGCGAAGACCTGGGCGCCGCCGATTGCGAAGTCCTTCAGGTGCTCGTGGACTTCGATCCGGGCGTGACGTCGCCCAAACATGCCCACCCGGGCGTAGAGGTGGCGCACGTGATCAGCGGCATCTTCGAGTATCAACTGGAAGGGCGGGCACCGGTGACGCTCAAGGCCGGCGATTCGTTGTACATCCCCGCAGGCGTTGCGCATGTGGCGAAGAACGTAGGCCAGGACAAGGCATCGGAACTGGCCACCTACATCGTCAAGAAAGGCGAGCCGCTGCTGATCCTCAAGCAGTAATGTAGGAGCGAGCTTGCTCGCGATGGACTCAAGAGCGCCGCGTTCAGTCAGGACGCACGCGTTATCGTTAACGACCATCGCGAGCAGGCTCGCTCCTACGTTTTCCGCTGGCGTTATTGACTGCAAACGTCCCACACGCAACCGCGCAGCCAGCGATGCGCCGGGTCGGCGTCCATGCGCGGGTGCCACAGCATCGACACCGTGATCGGCGGCGTGGGGAAGGGCAGGGCAAAGCAGTGCATCCCCTGGCACAGGTTGCCGACGTGTCGCTCGGGTACGCTGGCCACCAGCTCTGAAGCCCGCGCCAATGCGATCGCAGAGGAGAAGCCGGCGACGATGGTGACGATGTCGCGCTGCAATCCCAGTTCACTCAAGGCGTCGTCCATGACGCCTTTTTCGTGCCCCCGGCGCGAGACCAGGATGTGCCGGGCGGCGGCATAACGAACCGCTGTCATTTCACCTTGAGTCAACGGGTGACCTTCACGCACAAGGCCAATGAAGCGGTCGCGAAACAGCATCCGGGTGCGCACTTCCGGGCTGGTGGATTCGTCGATCACACCGGTTTCCAGGTCCACCGAACCGTCGCGCAGCAGGGTGCTGTCCTTGTTGAGCTTCTGCACGAAACTCAAGCGGACACCGGGCGCTGCTGCGTTGAGGCGGGCGATCAGTGGCGGTCCGAAGTTTTCCACGAAACCGTCGCTGGTACGCAGGGTGAAGGTGCGGGTCAGTTGCTTGAGATCGAGTACCTCGGCGGGACGCAGGACGGCTTCGGCGTCCTGCACGAGCACACCGACGCGTTCACGCAACTCCAGCGCCCGAGGGGTGGGCACCAGTCCGCGCCCGGCCCGCACCAACAGAGGATCGCCCGTGGTTTCGCGCAGTCGCGCCAAGGCCCGGCTCATGGCGGACGGGCTTAGGCGCAAGCGCTTTGCGGCGCGGGCTACGCTGCCTTCCTCCAGCAATACGTTCAGGGTGATCAGCAAATTCAGATCGGGCATGGAATGGGTTCCTGTGGGAGCGGGCCCTGTGGAGTGGGACCCCTGTGGATAGGGACCCCTGTGGTGAGGGGGCTCTGTGGATAGGGAGTTCTGTGGCGAAGGGGCTTGCCCCCGTTCGGTGGCGAAGCCGCCGTAAATCCAGGCGACTTGGTCTGCCTGAAGGATCGCTGGGGGCTGCTTCGCAACCCAACGGGGGCAAGCCCCCTCGCCACAGGGCCCGCTTCCATGATGGCGTTGTATGCACGTATTAAGTGCAACTGCTGCGTCTTCCGCCATGGTATGGCCGGGCTTAGGCTCGGTACAACCTGTTTGCGGAGTCACGAGAAAATGAAATCCCTATCGATTCGAGGCGCCTTGGCCAGCCTGTCGTTATCCATGTTGCTGGCATCCCTGGGCACCAGCATTGCCAACGTTGGATTGCCGGCATTGGCCGAGGCGTTTTCTGCGTCGTTCCAGGCCGTGCAGTGGGTGGTGCTCGCTTACTTGCTGAGCATCACCGCGCTGATCGTCAGTGTCGGCCGGCTCGGCGACCTCATGGGGCGGCGGCGCTTGCTGTTGATTGGCATTGCCGTGTTTACCGTCGCCTCGCTCCTCTGCGCCCTGGCGCCCGGCCTGTGGTTGCTGATAGCGGCCCGGGCCCTGCAGGGCGTCGGCGCGGCCACCATGATGGCGCTGACCCTGGCGCTGGTGAGCGGGGCGGTGCCCAAGGAAAAAACCGGCAGCGCGATGGGCGTGCTCGGCACGATGTCGGCGATAGGCACTTGCCTGGGGCCGACGCTGGGCGGCGTGTTGATTGCTCAGGTGGGCTGGCAGGGGATCTTTCTGCTCAGCGTACCCCTGGGTGTGTTGGCGTTCGGACTGGCCTGGCGCTTTTTACCGGTGGATCACCACGAAATCACCTCCACCCGCCCGGACTTCGACGCACTCGGCACGCTGGTCCTGGTCCTGACCCTGTTGGCTTACACGCTGGCCATGACCCTTGGACGCGGCAGCTTCGGTCCGCTCAATACCGCACTGCTGCTGGTCGCGGTGATCGGCCTGGTCCTGTTCGTGTTCGTCGAGCAAACGGCTGCGTCGCCGCTGGTTAACCTGGCGATGTTGGGCAGTCCGCTGCTGAGCGCCGGGTTCGCCATGAGCACCCTGGTGACCACGGTCGTCATGGCCACCCTGGTGGTCGGCCCGTTCTATTTGTCGGGTGCGCTGGGGTTGAAGGCGGCGAGTGTCGGGCTGGTGATGTCGGCCGGCCCGCTGGTGGCGGCACTGGCCGGCATGCCCGCCGGACGCCTGGTCGACCGGCTGGGCGCGCAGCGTTCGGGTGCACTCGGGCTGATTGCCATGTTGACCGGCGCGTGCATCCTGCCTGTCATGCCGATGAGCGTCGGCATCCCTGGTTACCTCGCGCCAATGGTGGTCCTCACGGCCGGCTATGCGCTGTTCCAGGCGGCGAACAATACCGCCGTCATGCTGCAAATCGAGGCGCAACAGCGTGGTGTGGTTTCCGGCCTGCTCGGGTTGTCGCGCAATCTCGGCTTGATCACGGGCGCCTCGGTGATGGGCGCCGTGTTCGCCTTCGGCACGGCCAGCCAGGATATCTTGCAGGCGCAACCCGAGGCTATCGCGCAGGGGATGCGGTTGACGTTTGCGGTGGCTGCGGGGCTGATTCTTTTGGCGCTGGTGCTGGGAGCGGTCAGCAAAATCGTTTCACGTCGCTTGATCGCGCCGTGCTGAAAAACGGCGAGACTGTCGTGAAAACGACCTGTTTGCGCTGAACGCGAAGCCTTGTGAGTTTTCTGTTGAACGAGTGTTCAGTCTGGACTATGTTGGGGGCCACCTTCCCCCGGCTGGTTGCGGGCTTGCGTTTCTTCAATTCGAACGAGGCAATGGCATGCGGTTTTCACCCTTTGTTGAACGGATCAGTGGCCAGGGCGTTGCCGCCTGGGATATTCACTACGCAGCCAACGCGGCACAACGCAACGGCGAGGACGTGATCATCCTCAGCGTCGGCGACCCGGATTTCCCCACCCCCGATTTCATCACCGACGCCGCCATCCACGCCCTGCGCGAAGGGGACACCCACTACACCGAAATCGCCGGCCGCCAGGCCTTGCGCGAAGCCATCGCCGGCCGCTATAGCCAGTCGATTGGCCGCGAACTGCAGGCCTCGAACATCATTCTCACGGCAGGCGCGCAGAACGCCCTGTTCGCCACCTCGATGTGCCTGCTCGGTGCCGGCGACGAAGTGATTGCCTTCGATCCGATGTACGTCACCTACGAAGCCACGCTCAAGGCCTCCGGCGCCACGCTGGTGCGGGTGCCCTGTGCGGCGGACTCGGGTTTCCGCCTCGATGCCGCCGTGCTGGCCAAGGCCATTACCCCGCGCACCCGGGCGATTTTCTTCTCCAATCCGAACAACCCCACCGGCGTGGTGCTGGGTGGCGAAGAGCTGCAAGCCATCGCCGACCTCGCCATCGCCCATGACCTGTGGGTGGTGGTGGACGAGGTCTACGAGAGCCTCGCCTACGAGCGAGAACACCTGAGCCTGGCAGCGTTGCCGGGCATGGCCGAGCGCTGCGTGGTGATCGGCAGCCTGTCGAAATCCCATGCCATGACCGGTTGGCGCATCGGCTGGGTCATGGCCAATGAAACCCTGGTCAACCATGTCGAAACCCTGGTGCTGAGCATGCTCTACGGCTTGCCCGGGTTTGTCATGGAAGCGGCGCTCAAGGCCGTGCAGTCCTTTGATGAAGTCACCCACGGCATGCGCGAGATCTATCGTCGGCGCCGCGACCTGGTGGTGTCCGGCCTGGCCGATTGCCCGGGCATCAGCGTGCTCAATCCCGATGCCGGCATGTTCGTGCTGGTGGACGTGCGCGGCACCGGCCTGACCTCGCTGGAATTCGCCTGGCGCCTGCTGCGCGAGGCGGGTGTCTCGGTGCTCGATGCGGCGGCGTTCGGTGAGCCGGCCCAGGGGTTTGTGCGGCTGTCGTTCACCCTCGGTGAAGAGCGCCTGGCCCAGGCCTGCCAGCGCATTCGCGGTTTTGTCCAGGTGCTCAATGGTGAGGCGCCGAGGCCGGTGCTCGGCACGATGACCAGCACCGCAACCGTCGAACCGGCTGCGGCCAGGACCATGATCGAGGTCGATGGCCTGCACAAACGCTTCGGCAATATCGAAGTGCTCAAGGGCGTTTCCCTGACCGCCCGCGAGGGCGAAGTGATCTCGCTGATCGGGGCCAGCGGCTCGGGCAAAAGTACCTTGCTGCGCTGCATCAACATGCTCGAAGTGCCGGATCAGGGCCGCATCCTGGTCGATGGCGAAAGCATTCACCTTAACCAGAACCGTCCCGGCGCACCGCTGGTGTCGGACGCCAAACAGCTGGTGCGCATCCGTTCCAGCCTGGGCATGGTGTTTCAGAATTTCAACCTCTGGCCCCATCGCACCGTGCTGGAAAACCTCATCGAAGCGCCGACCCAGGTCCTGCGTGAAAGCCGTGCGGAGGCCACCGAACGGGCCGAAGCGCTGCTCGAGCGCGTAGGTCTTGCGGCCAAGCGCAACGAGTACCCGGCGTTTCTCTCCGGGGGACAGCAACAACGGGTGGCCATCGCCCGGGCCCTGGCCATGCGGCCCAAGGTCATGCTGTTCGATGAACCCACCTCGGCACTCGACCCGGAACTGGTCGGGGAAGTGCTGCGGGTGATCCGCTCCCTCGCCGAAGAAGGCCGGACCATGATCCTGGTGACTCATGAAATGGCCTTCGCACGCGATGTCTCTTCCAAGGTCGCCTTTTTGCATCAAGGGCTGATCGAGGAAACCGGTTCGCCGGACGAAGTGTTCGTACACCCACGCAGCGAGCGTTGCCGACAATTCGTCAACGCTCATCAGACTCGCTAACTCATCATAAAAAGACGGGAAAACAACATGGGAAATCGACGTTTTGCAAACTGGTTGACCGGTGCAGCCTGCGTATTGCTGGCTGGCATGAGTGCGGCGCAAGCACAGCCGATCAGGTTCGCGGTGGCCGCCGAACCCTATCCGCCGTACACCGAAAAGCAGGCCAACGGTGAGTGGAAGGGTTTCGAAGTCGACCTGATCCACAAGCTGTGCAGCGAAATGAAAGCCGATTGCGAGATCAAGGAAGTGGCGTGGGACGGCATCATTCCGTCGCTGCTGGCGAAGAAGATCGACGTGATCTTTTCCTCGATGTCGGTGACCGAAGAGCGCGAAAAACAGATCGCCTTCAGCAAGGCCTACTACGACTCGGCGATTGCCGTCGTCGGCCCGAAAGAAGCGTCGGTGAAGAAGTACCCGGATGACCTCAAGGGCAAGATCATCGGCGTGCAGAACTCGACCGTCAGCGCCAGCTACCTGAAGACCTACTACGAAAAAATCGCCGACGTTAAGTACTACGACACCCAGGACTCGGCCAACGCCGACCTGATCGCCGGGCGCATCGACCTGATGATGGCCGACGGCACCGCCATGGCTTCGTTCATCAAGACCCCGGATGCCAAGGACCTGGCCTACCTCAGCACCGTGCCCTACGACCCGATCTTCGGCAAAGGCGTAGGCGCTGGCATGCGCAAGGACGACACCGAACTCAAGGCCAAGCTCGACAAGGCCATCCAGCAGTTGCTGGCGAGCAAGGACTACGACGACCTGTCCCAGAGCTACTTCGGCACCAGCGTGAAGCCTGCGTTCTGACGACGGGTTAAACGTAGATCCCCTGTGGGAGCGGGCTTGCTCGCGAAAGCGGCGTATCAGATACATAAATATTGACTGACATACCGCTTTCGCGAGCAAGCCCGCTCCCACATGGGAAGGTGCAGATCCGCCAACTGGAGACTGAAATGCCGGCAATGTTCGATCTGATCAATTTCACCGAGCAGGGATGGGGCAGTGCGCTGCTGAAGGGGCTGTGGATGACCCTGCAGAT contains:
- a CDS encoding TolC family protein, encoding MNAFKLFLPSLLVTALAACTVGPDYKTPDTAPAHVVSAQGANYDQSRFETVWWQQFDDPTLNQLVGKALNGNRDLRVAFARWKAARAIRDDVSNDNLPVVTSRVSSQQGKSQVPGQTEHRVNTDRYDLGLDMAWEIDLFGRIQRELESSDAREDATAADLYQLRVSMIAELVDAYGQLRGAQLREKIALANLKNQSESRSVTVSLRDAGVGNELDVVRADARLAAVEASVPQLQAEQVHHKNRIATLLGERPDALGIDLSPKDLPAIAKALPIGDPGELLHRRPDVLAAERRLAGSTADVGVATADLFPRVSLSGFLGFTAGRGSQIGSSAARAWSLGPSITWAAFDLGSVRARIRGANADAEGALATYEQQVLLALEESENAFSDYGKRQQRLLSLIKQSESSRAAADLAATQYKEGVVDYLVLLDAQRERLNAEDAQALGETDQYRAIVAIYKSLGGGWDSGETKLAKNN
- a CDS encoding aldehyde dehydrogenase (NADP(+)), yielding MQLTGKLLIGASDVAASEGTLKALNPATNQPIEPAFALGSVADVDRAATLADDAFDVYSHTSLAERAAFLERIADNLDSVREALAARAALETGLPEAQLQGEAIKAATQFRQFADVVRGGRFLQLAIDPAQPERQPRPRMDHRLQKIAIGPVAIFGASNFPIAYSVAGGDTASALAAGSTVILKAHNAHPGASEIQARAIRQAVQDSGLPEGVFSMVRGSGNAIGEALVDHPLIKAVTFTGSEQGGMALYRRAQQRPEPIPVFAEMTSVNPTFILPRALAERGAPIGDGFVERMLVNVGQACLKPAILVAVEGTGFAALRHAMSKRVSEAPARTMLTPGIHGAYLKGLCNMESAGASLVAVGATATAEVDGRSALFEVEGERFLAEPLLAQEVFGPSALLVKVRDEEELLQVARSFKGQLSATLHLEQDDLPLAHRLLPPLERRTGRIVVNAFAHPQEVCFATVHGGPFPATTDSRFTSVGMTSIERFLRPVAYQGFPDALLPEPLREGNPLGLPRLVDGQ
- a CDS encoding isochorismatase family cysteine hydrolase translates to MSNAIYPLDRTAYLLVDPYNDFLSEGGKIYPLIEPIAKQVGLLDNLRTLDRTIRALNIPVVIVPHHRWEKGDYENWDHPSPTQCKIMHMHHFARGEWGGEWHPDFAPKDGDIVVQEHWGSSGFANTDLDFRLKQKGITHVIIVGLLANTCIEATARYAQELGYHVTLVRDATAAFKPEMMHGAHELNGPTFAHAIVTTDELVAALAQAGA
- a CDS encoding winged helix-turn-helix transcriptional regulator; amino-acid sequence: MSVKTTVSETLCPISRAEAVVGDRWTVLVLRELFMGSHRFDEIQAQTGGTPQMVAARLKSMEADGLVERRAYSERPKRYEYHLTEKGDAFHSVVLALRAWGETWCKSPEEGLAVVYTHRSCGEPAGLGPLCAHCGQPLRRADLISEPSAAYVAERSARREAFKG
- a CDS encoding cupin domain-containing protein — its product is MLRINTRHTIGKLGIALAAAGLATFASLSQAQEVQPAPAMKSWQQGLHRTDLVREDLGAADCEVLQVLVDFDPGVTSPKHAHPGVEVAHVISGIFEYQLEGRAPVTLKAGDSLYIPAGVAHVAKNVGQDKASELATYIVKKGEPLLILKQ
- a CDS encoding LysR family transcriptional regulator, with protein sequence MPDLNLLITLNVLLEEGSVARAAKRLRLSPSAMSRALARLRETTGDPLLVRAGRGLVPTPRALELRERVGVLVQDAEAVLRPAEVLDLKQLTRTFTLRTSDGFVENFGPPLIARLNAAAPGVRLSFVQKLNKDSTLLRDGSVDLETGVIDESTSPEVRTRMLFRDRFIGLVREGHPLTQGEMTAVRYAAARHILVSRRGHEKGVMDDALSELGLQRDIVTIVAGFSSAIALARASELVASVPERHVGNLCQGMHCFALPFPTPPITVSMLWHPRMDADPAHRWLRGCVWDVCSQ
- a CDS encoding MFS transporter, whose amino-acid sequence is MKSLSIRGALASLSLSMLLASLGTSIANVGLPALAEAFSASFQAVQWVVLAYLLSITALIVSVGRLGDLMGRRRLLLIGIAVFTVASLLCALAPGLWLLIAARALQGVGAATMMALTLALVSGAVPKEKTGSAMGVLGTMSAIGTCLGPTLGGVLIAQVGWQGIFLLSVPLGVLAFGLAWRFLPVDHHEITSTRPDFDALGTLVLVLTLLAYTLAMTLGRGSFGPLNTALLLVAVIGLVLFVFVEQTAASPLVNLAMLGSPLLSAGFAMSTLVTTVVMATLVVGPFYLSGALGLKAASVGLVMSAGPLVAALAGMPAGRLVDRLGAQRSGALGLIAMLTGACILPVMPMSVGIPGYLAPMVVLTAGYALFQAANNTAVMLQIEAQQRGVVSGLLGLSRNLGLITGASVMGAVFAFGTASQDILQAQPEAIAQGMRLTFAVAAGLILLALVLGAVSKIVSRRLIAPC
- a CDS encoding aminotransferase class I/II-fold pyridoxal phosphate-dependent enzyme, with product MRFSPFVERISGQGVAAWDIHYAANAAQRNGEDVIILSVGDPDFPTPDFITDAAIHALREGDTHYTEIAGRQALREAIAGRYSQSIGRELQASNIILTAGAQNALFATSMCLLGAGDEVIAFDPMYVTYEATLKASGATLVRVPCAADSGFRLDAAVLAKAITPRTRAIFFSNPNNPTGVVLGGEELQAIADLAIAHDLWVVVDEVYESLAYEREHLSLAALPGMAERCVVIGSLSKSHAMTGWRIGWVMANETLVNHVETLVLSMLYGLPGFVMEAALKAVQSFDEVTHGMREIYRRRRDLVVSGLADCPGISVLNPDAGMFVLVDVRGTGLTSLEFAWRLLREAGVSVLDAAAFGEPAQGFVRLSFTLGEERLAQACQRIRGFVQVLNGEAPRPVLGTMTSTATVEPAAARTMIEVDGLHKRFGNIEVLKGVSLTAREGEVISLIGASGSGKSTLLRCINMLEVPDQGRILVDGESIHLNQNRPGAPLVSDAKQLVRIRSSLGMVFQNFNLWPHRTVLENLIEAPTQVLRESRAEATERAEALLERVGLAAKRNEYPAFLSGGQQQRVAIARALAMRPKVMLFDEPTSALDPELVGEVLRVIRSLAEEGRTMILVTHEMAFARDVSSKVAFLHQGLIEETGSPDEVFVHPRSERCRQFVNAHQTR
- a CDS encoding transporter substrate-binding domain-containing protein, encoding MGNRRFANWLTGAACVLLAGMSAAQAQPIRFAVAAEPYPPYTEKQANGEWKGFEVDLIHKLCSEMKADCEIKEVAWDGIIPSLLAKKIDVIFSSMSVTEEREKQIAFSKAYYDSAIAVVGPKEASVKKYPDDLKGKIIGVQNSTVSASYLKTYYEKIADVKYYDTQDSANADLIAGRIDLMMADGTAMASFIKTPDAKDLAYLSTVPYDPIFGKGVGAGMRKDDTELKAKLDKAIQQLLASKDYDDLSQSYFGTSVKPAF